The following DNA comes from Polynucleobacter sp. MG-6-Vaara-E2.
AAAACGGGTACAACGAATCCTGAGTCGCCTACCCGAGCAAAATGATGGTCGACAACTCAACTTACTAGCCGAAGCAAATCCACCAACCAACCCAGAGGACGACAGTGAGCCAACAACGCATTGAAGTAACTCTTGCAGGTCAAAAGATCACTTTAGCAACCAGTGCTGAACATGAGCCACTACTCCGTGCTGCTTGTGTATTGGTTGATGAGCAAATTCAACTTGCTATCAGCGGTGGCAACCGGAGCATTGAACGTGCGAGCATGATGGCAGCCCTGAAGATTGCGGGCGACCTCATTACACTTCAGAAAAATCAAACGCATCAAAGCACCTCTTCCAATGTAAGCCCCGATGAAGTGACTCGTCTTCAAAGCCAAATTCGCGAACTAGAAGATCAAGTAGATTCTTTGATGCAAACCCTTTCCCTGCCTGGTTCGCCAAGGCCAATAGTTCCTTGAACCGATGCGCAAGCATCCGGAACGATCTTTACCTTGTGGGCGTGAGCGTTTCGAAAGTTCACAGTGCCAACTTAAACTTGGTTACTCCCTGAGCCTCTTAATGCACCCGAAGCAGAGTAGCCGTTCCACCTTGAACCCTAGGGTTCAGGATGACGGCCTAGCGGCTAAGGCGGGGAATTCATGTTACTAAGCGATATCTTGATGTTGATGTTATGCGGCGCCATCTCTGGCTACTTGGCTGGACTGCTGGGTATTGGTGGCGGCATGATTCTGGTGCCCTTCATGATTTTGGTTTTTAACCATCTGGGATTTAGCCAAGAAGTCATCGTCCATATGGCGATCGCTACTGGAATGGCTACCATTTTATTTACGACGACTTCCGCAATCTGGGCACATCACAAACATGGCTCCATTGATTGGAAGCTAGTTGCCTCCTTAAGTCCCGGAATGATTTTTGGTGGATTGGTTGGTGGCAGTGAATTATTTGAAGCACTCAAAACTTCTTGGCTCTCACTTTTCTTTGCCGTCTTTATTGTTTACACCTCAATCCAGATGTTGCTCAATAAGAAGCCTAAGGCGGGCAGAGACTTGCCTGGTACAGCTGGATTATTTTCTTTTGGCACATTTGCTGGCGCCCTTGCAAGCCTAGTAGGCGCAGGAGGCGCATTTATCACCGTGCCATTTATGCTTTGGTGCAATGTCAAACCCCACACTGCAATGGCGACATCATCAGGCCTGGGCTTTCCGATTGCAGCTGCGGCAACGCTTGGTTATATGTATGGAAGCTGGGGCAATCCCAATCTTCCAGCAGGCTCTCTGGGCTTTGTCTATTTACCGGCGGTTGCATGCATCGTAACCGTCAGCATCTTTACTGCACCTTTAGGTGCAAAGATGGCCAGAAAACTGGATATTGTCCAACTTAAACGAGTGTTTGGCGTCATGCTACTGCTGCTTGCAGCCTTCATGTTCAATGAAAGCCGCAAGGCTTTTGGTTTTTAAGCAGCGTAGGTCTGGCGCAAAATATTCTTCTGCACTTTACCCATTGCATTCCGTGGTAAGTCAGAAACAATCTCTAAACGCTTAGGAATCTTGAAGTTCGCAATTTGCGTTTTCAAGGTAGCAATCATCGCCTCAGCATCTAACTTAGCACCTGCTTTTGGCACAACCACTGCCATTACAGCTTCACCAAAGTCAGGGTGTGGAATACCAATAACAGCACTTTCATCAACGCCTTCCATATCGTCAATAAAACTCTCGATCTCTTTTGGATAAACGTTGTACCCACCTGAAATGATCAAATCTTTGCTGCGACCAACGATGCATAGGTAATCTTTTGGTGCTTTTCCACCATTAGCATCACCGCCCCAGCGGCCTACGTCACCCGTCTTGAACCAACCATCGTTTGTAAATTCTTCAGCAGTCTTCTCAGGCATGCGCCAGTAGCCTTTGAATACATTTGGGCCTTTGACTTGGATGTTGCCGATCTCATCAACGCCACAAGGTTTGTTATCTTCATTAACCACGCGAACCTTAACGCCCGGCAGAGGCAAACCTACCGATCCTCCAACGCGCGCACCTTTGTATGGATTAGAAACCAACATCACAGTCTCACTCATACCATACCGCTCGAGAATTGGTTGACCAATCAGCTTCTTAAACGCATTAAATGTTTCAGTAAGCAACGGAGCAGAGCCAGAAATAAACAAGCGCATATTGCGCGTTACCTTTTTGTTAAAGCCCTTATCAGCAAGCAATCGAACATAGAATGTTGGCACACCCATCATCACGGTAGATTTGGGCATATGCTTAATTAATTGTGCAATGTCTAGGCGCGGCAACCAAATCATCTTGCTACCGTTAATCAAAGCACCATGAGCGGCAACAAATAAACCATGCACATGGAAAATTGGCAAGGCATGCAAGAGAACATCGCCTTTTATCCAACCCCAGAACTTTTGTAACACTTGCGCATTGCTATACAAATTCTTATGAGTCAACATGGCGCCTTTACTGCGCCCAGTAGTACCAGAGGTATATAAGATTGCGGCTAGATCGTCATCCTTTGTGGCCACCGTTTTGAAGGTATCACTCAAACTGCCGGCACGCTCCAATAATGTGCCAGTACGATCTTCATTTAAGGTCAGAACATGCTCAGTGCCAGCCTTAGATGCCACCTCTGAAACCCATGAGAAGTTTTTACTACTACAAACCACTACAGCAGGTTCAGCATTTTCAATGAAGTACTGCATTTCTGCTGCCTGATAGGCCGTATTGAGAGGCAAATACACATAACCAGCACGAATCGTAGCCAAATACAAAAAGAGCGCCTCTGGAGATTTCTCAACCTGAACAGCTACACGAGAGCCCGCAGGTAATTTAAGACTCTTGAGTAAGTTGGCCATCTTCGCAGTTGCGCGCTCTAGGTCACTCCAGGAGTAGTAGAGGCCATCATGCGTTTCGATAGCACAAGCTTTTTTATCTTTTGGAAAACCTTTTCCCAATACTGAGTACAAATTCATGAAATAGTCCTAAATGATTCTGATTTTTAATTAACTCAATGAACTTTCGCTGGTCCCATTACAAGGTCTGACAATCCTGTAGCAATTTCTGGCATAAAGCAGAGCAATACTACAGAGAGAATCATGATGACAACGAATGGCAACACCCCATAGATGATTTGGTTTAAGGAAATATCGGGAGCGATATTCTTAATCACGAAGATGTTCAAGCCTACTGGAGGATGAATCAATCCTGTCTCCATCACAATCGTCATGACCACACCAAACCATACCAAGTCAAAACCAGCCGCACGTAGTGGTGGCAAGAAAATAGGTGCAGTCATCAAGATGATTGAAACTGGTGGCAAAAAGAATCCAAGAATAATCACCAAAATCAAAATGGCGGTTAATAAACCCCAACGACCTAAACCGAGATCAACGATCGCTTGTGCTGCTGACTGGCTGAGGTGTAAATGACTCATTACATTGGAAAACAATAAAGACATACCAATAATGAACATCAACATTGTGGATTCTTTAATCGTTGCATTGAGCAGTGGTGACAAATCTTTAATGCGCCACATCTTGTAAATGCCGGCAATCAATACAAATGCCAAGATAGCGCCAAGACCAGCCGTTTCTGATGGGGTTGCGTAACCACCATACAATGCCACCATCACACCAATCAATAGCACCAAGAAAGGCAAAACTCTTGGTAAAGAACTCATCTTCTGTTGCATGGTGTAGGTATGACGTTCCAAAATAGGCTGGCTCGGTGCACCCTTCTCTACTGCATCTAATGCCATGTTGTATTCCTTACGGAAGCGATACACGGTATACATCGAGAAGAACACTACCAACATGAGGCCTGGCCCAATGCCTGCAAGAAACAGGCGTCCAAGAGATTGTTCAGCTGCCACTGAATACAAAATCATCGTAATAGATGGCGGTAACAAAATACCTAGCGTTCCACCTGCAGCAATAATTCCAGCCGCTAAACCAGGTGAGTAACCACGCTTACGCATTTCTGGAATACCAGCACTACCAATCGCTGAGCAGGTTGCAGGACTAGATCCAGCCATTGCAGCAAACAAGGCACAAGCTAAAACGTTAGCAACTCCAAGTCCACCGGGCACTTTACCCAACCAGACATGCAATGCTTCATACAAATCTTGACCAGCGCGTGAGCGACCGATGGCCGCCCCTTTTAAGATAAAGAGGGGGATCGAAAGCAAAGTGATACTCGCCATCTCTTCATATACGTTTTGGGTAACCGTATCTAAGGAAGAGGATGGCATGAAGAAAAACATGAATACAACGGCAACAGAACCCAGCGCGAATGAGATAGGCATTCCTGAAAACATAATCAGCAGCGTTACCGCTGCGAATAATAATCCTAGCGTCATAATTGACATATTTATTCCCCTTTGTCTGGATTTGCTACATCTCCAAACGCTTGGAGCAAAATTTGAAATGCCAACAAGCTCATTCCGATTGACATCATGATGTATGGAATCCACAAAGGTGGAGCCCAAGATGATGAGGTCACCTGACCATCCACCCAAGCCTCGTGGAACAAGGTCCAAGATTTCCAGGCAAAGAATGTGCAGAAAGCACAAGAAGCGAGATCAATTAGAAGAATTCTGGCTTGGTTTACTGCTTTTGGCAGCATCGATGAGATAGCAGAAATCCCAACGTGACCACGAATTTGCTGAACATAAGCCCCGCATAAGAATGTTGCACCTACTAAGCAAAACACTGCCGCTTCATCTTGCCAATCCGTTGTTGCGCCAAAAAATGCACGAGAGGCAACGCTGTAACTCAAAATAACTGATGCCGCTACTAGAGCCAGAGAGCCTAAAAACACCATCAACTTATTGATTCCTGACATTAAGCGGTCAGTCGCCAGTAATAATTGAGTCATTGCTTAGGCCACTTTTTCTGCTGCTCTTAACAAGGCTGCGCAGCTTTCATTTTTCTCTGAGTAATCTTTCCAAGCACTATCGCGGGCAATTGCTCTCCACTTATCAACAATTGCTGCATCAATATCAGTAACCTTGCTACCTGCTCTCGCATAGGCAAGCGCTGCTGTTTTATCGTCATCCTTAGCGGCTTCTAAGCCAAACTTTTCCATTTCTGCACCAGCAGCCATCAAAGCATCGCGCTGATCTTTTGGTAACACATCAAAAATTTGCTTAGACATCATCAATGGCTCAAGCATGAACCAATAAGATTTTTGACGTGCGCTTGTAAAGGCCTTAGCCAATTCTTCTAATTTGAAAGACATGAAACTAGTGGATGATGTGAAAGCCGCATCCATAGCACCGGTTTGCATGGCTGCGTAAATCTCATTAGAGGGCAGGGAAATGACAGAAGCACCAGCCGCTTTGAGCATCAAGTCAAACTCACGGCTACCGCCGCGAATCTTCATACCTTTAACGTCTTCAGGCAACACAATCGACTTGCTTCTACTGGCAACGCCACCAGCCTGCCATATCCAACTCAGCAGAACAATGCCCTTCTCTTCAAGAGTTTTTGTGAGCATGCGACCCACTTCAGCAGTTTTCCATTTGGTAGCCTGTTCATAGCTACTGACCAAAGCAGGCATCAAACCAATATTGAGTTCGGGTACTTCGCCACCAGCATAGGGCATGGGGAATAAAGAAATATCTAAAGCACCTTTACGCATTGCGCTAAATTGCGCATTGGTCTTCATGAGTGATGAGCCGGGATAAACCTGAAATTTCAGGGCACCTTTGGTGCGCTTCTCCACAGACTCGGCAAACTTTCTGCAAAGACGATCACGGAAGTCACCAGCTTGGATAGTGCCACCAGGAAATTGATGAGAAATATTGAGTGTTTTAGTGGCGCCTTGAGCCATTGACTGATTGCTATAGCCCATTACTCCCGCTAAAGGTAGCGCAGCAGATCCCGCCAACAATTGACGACGTAATGTGTTTGGCTTAGATGTGTCCGATCCTGAATTAAATTCATTGCTCATGCTGATCTCCTGATTTGTTGTTTCTATCTAATTATTATTTCGATATTTATTGCCGGATCTTAGCGCCCGGTTATTTCACCATTCATTCTAAAGCGAATGCTCTTTGGCTTCTGCTTTAGAGTCTCTCCTCCAAAATTTCTGCTTCTAAGTACACTTAAGGCTGCATTAAACGACCTACTGCACGCGAATAATCAATCTCACCATGGGTAAAACGCTCATGATTCTCTTCAACTGCCGATAAATCGTATAAGTAATTCACCATCAAGGAAGCTGATTGACGCAAGCCCTTGCGTGACAAATCTCCGGCCCAATTGATCTGGTGTAATTTCGCACCATTACCTAGATGGAACTTCGCCACAGGATTTCCGTTTCTGCCAGCAGATCCTAAAGCCAAATAAATACTTGCCAAACAAAGCAGTGCAGACTTTTCTTTTTCAGTTGCATTATCTGGGTGCCAACCTGCACTTAGGCGCTCAGTCCATGAGCGATTCGCAAGATCTATTGTCTCTAATGCCTGTTCGCGAGCCGCACGAACAGCTGGCTTTAATTGAACGCCTGATTTTTCACCGCCAATATCCGCACCAGCTGCAACCCAATCAATGAAGCCAGGAATAGGAGAAAGAGTGACAAAAGTTTTTAAGCCTGGGAACTCAGCATGCAACTGCTCAGCAACTCGCTTAATTAAGAAGTTGCCCATAGATACGCCACGTAAGCCAGGCTCACAGTTACTAATTGAGTAGAACGCTGCAACTTTATATTGCGAAGTTTGATGGACAGTCTCGGCTTTCTTATCAACCAATGGTGTAATCACTGCCGGAATCTCGGGCAATAGTGCCACTTCAACGAAGATCAGAGGCTCATTTGGTAACTGAGGATGAAAAAACGCAAAGCAACGGCGATCAGGCTGCAAGCGCCTGCGCAGGTCGTCCCAGCCATCAATTGCATGCACGGCCTCGTGTTGAATCAGTTTTTCGAGAACCTCGGCTGGCGACTTCCAATCCACACGATGCATCTTTAAGAAGCCCGGGTTAAACCAAGAGGAAAGTAGGTGACGCAAGTCAAAATCCACTGCGGTCAATTCAGGCTGCTTCTCTAATAATTGCAGCAAATCACGACGCATTCCAACTAAGGCAGCAGTTCCGTTAGTGGCTCGATTTAAGCGGCGGAACAACTCTTGTCTGGGTGGCTCTGTAACACGCTGTAACTTAATATAGTTACGGGCACTAGCTTCTGCGGAAAAATTTTGTGCCGCAGTCATTACTGCAGCTGGATCCGGATTGAGCTTTTCAAATAAGAAAGTAAAAAACTTTACGTGCTGATCTTTAGTGAGATTGCGATAGTTATTAAAAACATCATCAGCCATACTCAAAGCATTAGATTCGCCCCTCTCGGAAATGAGGCGATTCACCGCGCCAGTGACGCGCGAAAAATATCTGGCTTTTGCTAACTTTTCAAGCATGTAAGTCTCTTTGAGCAAACGGTAAATAACGCTAAGAGCCCAATGTATTCCCGCCAGCCAGGGGAATCAATTAAGTTAAATGCATTTTCATTAACCCAATGTTAATGAATTTTGAAAAGGGCTGTGGCTTGCTTAATTATTAATGCGATGCAGCATACGGGCTTCAGCTGCTAAAGCTAGGATATTGGGGTTTGATTCATTAGCCTGGAGATACATTAAGGCGATTCTTTGGGTCACTCGATATTTAGACTGCAAGGGGGTAAATTCGATGGCATTTCCCATAAGGGCTCGCACCCTACCCGGCAGCAGGGATCTGCCCATGTCTCCAGAAACCATGTTCATGAGAGAAAAAATATCTCCCACCTTCATCACGACATTTGGCTTAAAACCAGCAAGCCTAAAGGCCTCGTAAAAACCTGAGGTAGTAGCAAAACCATCTTGAAGGGTTAAAAACTTCTCGTATTCGTATTCTGAGAGATCGATTTCACCTCCCTTGGGTTTACTGCTTTTTGATGAAGCTAGATACAAATCGTCTTCAAACAAGGGGACGATTTGAATTCCATCCAAGGGATCATTCGGAGGGACCGCAATTACCACAGCATCAATATTGCCCTCGTTGAGTTTTTTCATAAGATCTTCATTGGAACCAAGATGCAAGTCAATATCCAATTCTGGGCGACGAATTTTTGTCCCCATAATCATTCTAGGAATAATGTTTGCCGTCAGCGAATACATGGATCCTAAACGAATTTGCGTGCTATCCAATCCCGCTTTCGCTCTCGTCTTTTTGAGAATGCGCTCGACATCGCCAATTAAATCTGAGCTTGCTTCTGCTAAATAAATGGCTGCGGGAAGCGCTTTTAATTGACGCCCCTCCTTGACAAATAAAGGGCATCCGATTCCAACCTCAAGAGAGTGAAGCGCTTTGTGAATGCTGACTGAACTTAATTGCAACTCTTCGGCTGTCTTGACCAGACTACCCGTCCTTACAAAGGAACACAGCACCTCTAACTTTCTCAGTGTTACTTCATCATTGAGCATATGAAGAAGTCTTTAAGAGGATTTGGAATCTGCATGCCGGCGCATGAGGTATACGCCAAAAAGAATCATAGGAACGCACAACCACTGGCCCATTGACAATCCCAGACCTAATAATCCCAAGAAAGCATCTGGCTCGCGAGCGTACTCCGCTAAGAAACGGCAAACCCCATAGCCCAATAAAAATAATCCAGAGACTTGCCCAATACGGCGCGGCTTACTGGCATAAATCCAAAGCACAACTCCAAGAAATACGCCCTCACCGAGTAACTGATAAATTTGAGATGGGTGCCGGGGGATGGAATCTACCAATGGAAATACCATCGCCCAAGGAAGATCAGTAGGCCTGCCCCAGAGCTCACCATTGATAAAGTTCCCCAAACGACCAAACGCCAAACCAAAAGGAACCAATGGCGCAACCAAATCACTCACCACAAAAAAAGTGGTGCTGCGTTTTTTGGCAAACCACCATAAGGCAACCAACACACCAAGTAGCCCACCATGGAACGACATACCACCCTCCCAAATTTTAAAAATACTGAGTGGGTGAGAGAGATAAAAACCGGGCATGTAAAACAAGGTATAGCCGAGACGACCGCCCAGCACTACACCGAGGACCCCCGCAAATAACAAATCCTCTAGATCTTTATAGGTCCAACCCAATGCTTGATAGCGTGGAGCTTGAATACGAAGGCGACCCAACAATAAAAATTGTGCAAAGGCTAGAAGATACATCAAGCCATACCAATGAATCGCAAACGATCCTATGCGCAACGCCGCTGGATCAAACTGGGGATGGATCAACATAAAAGAGCGGGTTTAACTATTAGATTGATCAAAGTTATGTAACTCATGACCTAGTTCACGATAGGCCTTAAAGCGCTCACGACCTGCTAAGCGCTCAGCCTCGTTCACGGTTACCACCTCGACAATACGTGGAAACCGAGCTCCCAATGCAGGTACATCGGGTGGCATACGCATACCAATGTGAATCATGACATCTGCATGAGGGATTCCACTAAACCCCTGGGAGGAAAAGGAATCTGCAAGGACAATGGGCGTTTCAGCCGCAGCCTCATCATCAACATAACAATGTGGCAAAAAGTCGGTAGCACTAAAAGTCCAAAGCAACTCATCTAACTTATTAAGATCATTTCTCTCGCCGACAATGACTATATTACGAACAGCTTGACCTTCTTGCGTGGTGCTCCAAATTTTGCGAGTCAAGCGACAGACATATTCCAGCTTGTCGCTCACATTGCTATGAAAATCAATTCTCGCCATATTGGTCTATTAACTTACTTTTGTTCCAGCAAGTAATTCACCAACAGGGGCACTGGACGGCCCGTAGAGCCCTTGGCGGCACCACTTTTCCATGCGGTTCCCGCGATATCTAAGTGAGCCCATTTGTATTTCTCAGTAAAGCGTGACAAGAAACAAGCAGCCGTCACGCTTCCGGCAGGACGACCACCAATATTGGCAACGTCAGCAAAGTTCGATTTGAGTTGCTCGTGATATGCGGCATCCAAAGGTAAACGCCAAACGGTGTCTAAAGAATCTTGGCCAGCTTTGGTTAAAGCACTCACCAGACCTTCATCATCTGAGAACACTCCGCTATGAACATGACCCAACGCAATAATACAGGCGCCAGTTAATGTTGCCACATCAATCACCGCTTTAGGCTTAAAACGCTCAACATAAGTCAGTGCATCACACAAAATCAAACGGCCTTCGGCATCAGTATTCAGAATCTCAATAGTTTGGCCAGACATACTCTTTACGATATCGCCTGGACGAGTAGCTTTTCCAGACGGCATATTTTCACAAGTTGGAATTACGCCGATCACATTTTTCTTCAACTTCATTAAAGCAGTCGAGTACATGGTGCCAATCACAGACGCAGCACCACACATGTCGTACTTCATTTCATCCATGGCTTCACCTGGCTTTAATGAGATACCGCCAGTATCAAAAGTAATTCCCTTCCCAACCAAAACAATTGGAGCCTCTCCTGCTTTACCGCCTTGATGACGCATCACAATAAATTGAGGGGGGGTTTCAGAACCTTTAGCCACAGATAAGAATGAGCCCATGCCTAAAGCTTCAATTTGCTTGAGACCTAAGACTTCCACTTTGAGATTTACTTTTTTTGCCAAACCTTGTGCAGTCTTACCTAAATAGGTTGGCGTACAGATATTTGGCGGGAGATTACCCAAGTCTTTGGCTAAGTTCATGCCCTCAACCATTGCGCTACCCTGCTCAACCGCAAGCTTTAATTCTTTTGCACAAGTATCGTTACCAGCAAGAATTAAATGCTTAAAAACATCTGCCTTGTCTTTGGCTTTAAATTTCATCGCTGGCTGACGTACACCAAATCGATATGCCTGGTCACCTGCATATTGGATCGTCAGGCGGACTTCATGTGCAATCAACTCAGATGCCTTAGATAAGGTCAAGCTTGGAACAAACCAAACTGCGTTCTCAATTGAGCCACCGCTTAGAGCCTTCAGTCCTGATCGGGCCACTTTTGAATAGGCGGTCAAACTTCGATCAGATGCTGACTGAAGATCACCAATGCCGAGCAATAAAACCCTTTTCGCTTTTACCGCATGAGCGATCCAAGTTTTATCCGCCCTTATTACGCAAACACTTGCTTGCTTGCCATCAAGATCACCCAATAAATTAGCGTGACTTACTGAGCCACCCAATAGGAGATCCAATTCTGTCAAAAGACCAGATTTTGTTTTGGCGCCCTTACTGCCGGCAAAAGCATCAAAGTCTGCTTTTGAGTAGCCCAGCACCAGGCAATCCGTGCTTTGAGTCAAAAGACTTTTGAGGCCAGATTTGAGCTGTTTGGCGCTTTGTAGGTCAGCCCGAGGGAAAATCTTAGAACTAAATTGAATTGTCATGATCTATTGCAGTGTCTATTACGGTGTTTTAGGTCGATTTAGGGGTGAAAGGTATAAATTTACGATGCTTATCCATTATCCTCCGACATGAGATTAACCTATTTTCCCGTGCCAAATAAGCCCTTTAGACTTCCCTGTCAGCCCATAAACCCCATACAGCCCATCCAATCCGAACCCAACCAATAAACCACTCATGATTTTCAAAGAAGCCCTACGCCGCGAACTTAGCTTTACAACAGGCGGAGTCTTTTTGGTGCTGGTCACCATCATGGTGACGACTTTGGTGATCCGCATTTTGGGGTATGCAGCAAATGGCACGGTTAATCCCGAAGATGCAGTTGTTTTAATTGCTTTAGCTACCCTTGGTTACCTTGCGGTACTGCTAACTGTCTCACTTTTTGTTGCTACCCTCATTGTGTTGGTGCGCTGGTACAAAGACTCAGAAATGATTGTCTGGTTTACAAGCGGTTTAAGCATTAGCAACCTCATTCGCCCCATTCTACAATTTGCTACACCACTTATCATCATCATTGCTTTGTTAGCACTTTTTGTGTGGCCCTGGGCCAATCGTGAGACCACACTAATTAGTCAGCGCTTTCAACAACGTGATGACGTCTCCATGGTTAGCGCTGGGCAATTTAAAGAATCCGCTAGGGCTGAACGAGTCTTTTTTATTGAAGAGTTAGACGTTGATAAAAGTGAAGTGAAAAATATTTTTGTGGCGGACAATAAAAACGGTCGCCTGAACATTGCTGTTGCGTCTACTGGATATATTAAAAACTCGGAGGGCGGAGAAAAGTCTATTGTTCTTCATCATGGGCGGCGCTACGAAGGGCAACCTACCCAGTCGGATTTCAGAATCCTTGAATTTAATGACTACACCACTAAGATTCGCAGTAAGGAAACCTTGGCTCCAGCCCCCCGCGACCGCGAAAAGACAATTACTGAATTGCTAAACCTAAACGACAGTAATCCTGCCACATTAAATGCAAATCGCGCTGAACTGCTATGGCGCATTGGTCTTCCATTGATGGCCCTTGGCTTGGTACTCATTGCTATTCCATTAGCTTATGTCAACCCACGCTTAGGTAACTACACTGCAATGTTCTATGCGGTACTGATTTACTTGATTTATAGCAATCTCCTCAACCTCACACAAAACTTTGTTGCGCAAGGCAAGTTCAGTGTGTTTGTGGGAAT
Coding sequences within:
- a CDS encoding sulfite exporter TauE/SafE family protein, whose amino-acid sequence is MLLSDILMLMLCGAISGYLAGLLGIGGGMILVPFMILVFNHLGFSQEVIVHMAIATGMATILFTTTSAIWAHHKHGSIDWKLVASLSPGMIFGGLVGGSELFEALKTSWLSLFFAVFIVYTSIQMLLNKKPKAGRDLPGTAGLFSFGTFAGALASLVGAGGAFITVPFMLWCNVKPHTAMATSSGLGFPIAAAATLGYMYGSWGNPNLPAGSLGFVYLPAVACIVTVSIFTAPLGAKMARKLDIVQLKRVFGVMLLLLAAFMFNESRKAFGF
- a CDS encoding malonyl-CoA synthase, which encodes MNLYSVLGKGFPKDKKACAIETHDGLYYSWSDLERATAKMANLLKSLKLPAGSRVAVQVEKSPEALFLYLATIRAGYVYLPLNTAYQAAEMQYFIENAEPAVVVCSSKNFSWVSEVASKAGTEHVLTLNEDRTGTLLERAGSLSDTFKTVATKDDDLAAILYTSGTTGRSKGAMLTHKNLYSNAQVLQKFWGWIKGDVLLHALPIFHVHGLFVAAHGALINGSKMIWLPRLDIAQLIKHMPKSTVMMGVPTFYVRLLADKGFNKKVTRNMRLFISGSAPLLTETFNAFKKLIGQPILERYGMSETVMLVSNPYKGARVGGSVGLPLPGVKVRVVNEDNKPCGVDEIGNIQVKGPNVFKGYWRMPEKTAEEFTNDGWFKTGDVGRWGGDANGGKAPKDYLCIVGRSKDLIISGGYNVYPKEIESFIDDMEGVDESAVIGIPHPDFGEAVMAVVVPKAGAKLDAEAMIATLKTQIANFKIPKRLEIVSDLPRNAMGKVQKNILRQTYAA
- a CDS encoding TRAP transporter large permease: MSIMTLGLLFAAVTLLIMFSGMPISFALGSVAVVFMFFFMPSSSLDTVTQNVYEEMASITLLSIPLFILKGAAIGRSRAGQDLYEALHVWLGKVPGGLGVANVLACALFAAMAGSSPATCSAIGSAGIPEMRKRGYSPGLAAGIIAAGGTLGILLPPSITMILYSVAAEQSLGRLFLAGIGPGLMLVVFFSMYTVYRFRKEYNMALDAVEKGAPSQPILERHTYTMQQKMSSLPRVLPFLVLLIGVMVALYGGYATPSETAGLGAILAFVLIAGIYKMWRIKDLSPLLNATIKESTMLMFIIGMSLLFSNVMSHLHLSQSAAQAIVDLGLGRWGLLTAILILVIILGFFLPPVSIILMTAPIFLPPLRAAGFDLVWFGVVMTIVMETGLIHPPVGLNIFVIKNIAPDISLNQIIYGVLPFVVIMILSVVLLCFMPEIATGLSDLVMGPAKVH
- a CDS encoding TRAP transporter small permease, translated to MTQLLLATDRLMSGINKLMVFLGSLALVAASVILSYSVASRAFFGATTDWQDEAAVFCLVGATFLCGAYVQQIRGHVGISAISSMLPKAVNQARILLIDLASCAFCTFFAWKSWTLFHEAWVDGQVTSSSWAPPLWIPYIMMSIGMSLLAFQILLQAFGDVANPDKGE
- the dctP gene encoding TRAP transporter substrate-binding protein DctP, whose product is MSNEFNSGSDTSKPNTLRRQLLAGSAALPLAGVMGYSNQSMAQGATKTLNISHQFPGGTIQAGDFRDRLCRKFAESVEKRTKGALKFQVYPGSSLMKTNAQFSAMRKGALDISLFPMPYAGGEVPELNIGLMPALVSSYEQATKWKTAEVGRMLTKTLEEKGIVLLSWIWQAGGVASRSKSIVLPEDVKGMKIRGGSREFDLMLKAAGASVISLPSNEIYAAMQTGAMDAAFTSSTSFMSFKLEELAKAFTSARQKSYWFMLEPLMMSKQIFDVLPKDQRDALMAAGAEMEKFGLEAAKDDDKTAALAYARAGSKVTDIDAAIVDKWRAIARDSAWKDYSEKNESCAALLRAAEKVA
- a CDS encoding malonyl-CoA decarboxylase domain-containing protein; amino-acid sequence: MLEKLAKARYFSRVTGAVNRLISERGESNALSMADDVFNNYRNLTKDQHVKFFTFLFEKLNPDPAAVMTAAQNFSAEASARNYIKLQRVTEPPRQELFRRLNRATNGTAALVGMRRDLLQLLEKQPELTAVDFDLRHLLSSWFNPGFLKMHRVDWKSPAEVLEKLIQHEAVHAIDGWDDLRRRLQPDRRCFAFFHPQLPNEPLIFVEVALLPEIPAVITPLVDKKAETVHQTSQYKVAAFYSISNCEPGLRGVSMGNFLIKRVAEQLHAEFPGLKTFVTLSPIPGFIDWVAAGADIGGEKSGVQLKPAVRAAREQALETIDLANRSWTERLSAGWHPDNATEKEKSALLCLASIYLALGSAGRNGNPVAKFHLGNGAKLHQINWAGDLSRKGLRQSASLMVNYLYDLSAVEENHERFTHGEIDYSRAVGRLMQP
- a CDS encoding LysR substrate-binding domain-containing protein, which encodes MLNDEVTLRKLEVLCSFVRTGSLVKTAEELQLSSVSIHKALHSLEVGIGCPLFVKEGRQLKALPAAIYLAEASSDLIGDVERILKKTRAKAGLDSTQIRLGSMYSLTANIIPRMIMGTKIRRPELDIDLHLGSNEDLMKKLNEGNIDAVVIAVPPNDPLDGIQIVPLFEDDLYLASSKSSKPKGGEIDLSEYEYEKFLTLQDGFATTSGFYEAFRLAGFKPNVVMKVGDIFSLMNMVSGDMGRSLLPGRVRALMGNAIEFTPLQSKYRVTQRIALMYLQANESNPNILALAAEARMLHRINN
- the lgt gene encoding prolipoprotein diacylglyceryl transferase, encoding MLIHPQFDPAALRIGSFAIHWYGLMYLLAFAQFLLLGRLRIQAPRYQALGWTYKDLEDLLFAGVLGVVLGGRLGYTLFYMPGFYLSHPLSIFKIWEGGMSFHGGLLGVLVALWWFAKKRSTTFFVVSDLVAPLVPFGLAFGRLGNFINGELWGRPTDLPWAMVFPLVDSIPRHPSQIYQLLGEGVFLGVVLWIYASKPRRIGQVSGLFLLGYGVCRFLAEYAREPDAFLGLLGLGLSMGQWLCVPMILFGVYLMRRHADSKSS
- a CDS encoding DNA polymerase III subunit chi — translated: MARIDFHSNVSDKLEYVCRLTRKIWSTTQEGQAVRNIVIVGERNDLNKLDELLWTFSATDFLPHCYVDDEAAAETPIVLADSFSSQGFSGIPHADVMIHIGMRMPPDVPALGARFPRIVEVVTVNEAERLAGRERFKAYRELGHELHNFDQSNS